A window of Kocuria sp. TGY1127_2 genomic DNA:
GCGAGGTTGATCGGGTCCTCGAGCAGCTCAAGGGCAGCGACAAACTCTACTTCGCAGACGGCGCGTGGTGGCTCCGGTCGACCGACTACGGCGACGACAAGGATCGGGTCGTCATCAAATCTGACGGAAACGCTGCATACATCGCCGGCGACATTGCTTACATCGCCGACAAGCGGGCTCGGGGCGCGAACCTGGCGATCTACATGCTGGGTGCCGATCACCACGGTTACATTGCCAGGCTTAAGGCCGCCGCGGCGGCGATCGGCGACGACCCGGATGCTGTCGAAGTCATGATCGGCCAGATGGTCAATCTGGTCCGCGACGGCAAGGCCATCCGGATGTCCAAGCGGGCCGGCACAGTCGTGACCATGGAAGATCTGGTCGATGCCGTGGGAACCGATGCCGCGCGCTATTCTCTGACCAGATACTCGGTCGATTCCAACATCGACATTGATCTGGACCTGCTCACCCGGCGGTCCAACGAGAACCCTGTGTTCTACGTTCAGTACGCGCACGCTCGCACGTGCGCGGTAGCCCGTAACGCGGCCGACGCCGGAGTGACGCGTTCGGCGGAGAGCTTCGACGCCTCGTTGTTGAGCACTCCGGCGGATGAGGAACTTCTCGCGGCCTTGGGGCAGTTCCCCGGTGTGCTCGTCGAAGCCGCGGAGTTCCGCGAACCGCATCGTGTGGCTCGCTATCTGGAGCGTCTGGCGGGTGCATACCATCGTTGGTACGACGCGTGCCGCGTAACGCCCAAGGGCGACGAAGAAATAACCGTTATCCATCGGACTCGCCTGGCCTTGAACGATGCCACGACCCAGGTGTTGGCCAATGGTTTGCACCTCTTGGGCGTCACCGCACCGGAGAGGATGTAAATGGGCAAGGCACAGTCGACCGTGGTCCCGGAATGGCTCAGCCTTCCCTCCGACCCGGCAGAGCTGGACCGGCACATCTGGACCCCTTCTTATGGTCGTGACGGCTCGGGCGAGCTGACCATCGACGGCCAGACTGCCTCCAGCCTTGTCGAGCAGTTCGGAACACCGCAATACGTCTATTCCGAAGAGACATTCCGCACCCGCGCTCGCGAGTACCGCACCGCATTCGAAAAGGCCTTTGGCGAATACGGCGCCGAGGTCTCGGTCTATTACGCCGGAAAGGCGTTCCTCTGCTCGGCCGTCGTACGGTGGGCCCGGGAAGAAGGGCTCAACTTGGATACGGCGTCCGGGGGAGAACTTGCCCTGGGACTTGCCGCCGGCATGCCGGGGGCGCGAATTGCCCTGCACGGCAACAACAAATCGGAAAACGAGATTCGCAGGGCACTCGAGAACGGTCTCGGACGGATCGTAGCCGATTCCGTTCCCGAACTTTTCATGATCGACCGCATCGCACGCAACATGGGCGTCACGGCCCCAGTCATGATTCGCATCACCCCCGGTGTGCATGCCGAGACGCATGATTTCATCGCCACGGCCCACGAGGACCAGAAGTTCGGGTTGTCGCTGGCCGAAGGGACGGCTGCATTGGCCGAATCCGACGTCGATGCATCACTGTGGTCCGAAACGGCGGTTGCCTCCTCGGACTCTGTGGCGATGCTCGCTGCCCTGACCGCGGATGCGTTGGACGGGCTGGACCTGCGCGGATTCCACTGCCACATCGGTTCCCAGATCTTCGAGGCCGATGGCTTCGGCCTCGCTGCCCAGCGACTGCTGACATTCATTTCAGACGTATCGAACCGAATTGACGCGAACATCCCCGAACTTGACCTGGGCGGCGGCTACGGCATCGGCTACATCGAGGGGGATACCCCTCGACGCGCCGACGTCATAGCCCGTGATCTGGCACGCAGCGTCGCGGATACCTGCTCGTCACTGGGACTGGACATACCCCACATTTCGATCGAGCCAGGCCGCGCATTGACCGGACCCGCGGGCACCACGCTGTACACCGTGGGAACCATCAAGGACGTTGCGATCGAT
This region includes:
- the argS gene encoding arginine--tRNA ligase; its protein translation is MTPEELSDAISACLHQAIDSGQLELVEGQALPEVKVERPKNRQHGDWSTNIALQLAKRVGKNPREVAQVLSEWIIAIDGVSDVDIAGPGFLNIVLDAAAAGVLAQNILEAGASYGWSTKLDGMHINLEFVSANPTGPIHLGGTRWAAVGDSLARILTANGAQVTREYYFNDHGTQIDRFSGSLLAKARGEAAPENGYGGQYIDDIAQRVLREVPDALESNDPQEVFRKYGVAMMFEDIKKSLHDFGVDFDVYFHENSLFDSGEVDRVLEQLKGSDKLYFADGAWWLRSTDYGDDKDRVVIKSDGNAAYIAGDIAYIADKRARGANLAIYMLGADHHGYIARLKAAAAAIGDDPDAVEVMIGQMVNLVRDGKAIRMSKRAGTVVTMEDLVDAVGTDAARYSLTRYSVDSNIDIDLDLLTRRSNENPVFYVQYAHARTCAVARNAADAGVTRSAESFDASLLSTPADEELLAALGQFPGVLVEAAEFREPHRVARYLERLAGAYHRWYDACRVTPKGDEEITVIHRTRLALNDATTQVLANGLHLLGVTAPERM
- a CDS encoding diaminopimelate decarboxylase, with protein sequence MGKAQSTVVPEWLSLPSDPAELDRHIWTPSYGRDGSGELTIDGQTASSLVEQFGTPQYVYSEETFRTRAREYRTAFEKAFGEYGAEVSVYYAGKAFLCSAVVRWAREEGLNLDTASGGELALGLAAGMPGARIALHGNNKSENEIRRALENGLGRIVADSVPELFMIDRIARNMGVTAPVMIRITPGVHAETHDFIATAHEDQKFGLSLAEGTAALAESDVDASLWSETAVASSDSVAMLAALTADALDGLDLRGFHCHIGSQIFEADGFGLAAQRLLTFISDVSNRIDANIPELDLGGGYGIGYIEGDTPRRADVIARDLARSVADTCSSLGLDIPHISIEPGRALTGPAGTTLYTVGTIKDVAIDSGSGRTQVRRYVSVDGGMSDNARPVLYDADYSVVVANRAPSGEQVLSRVVGKHCESGDVVVRYCYLPADLASGDVLAVAATGAYCWALSSNYNYLPRPGVVATSSGRPPRVIVRGETEEDLFARDAGL